The following coding sequences are from one Candidatus Woesearchaeota archaeon window:
- a CDS encoding MBL fold metallo-hydrolase — protein MPYNIIFLGTAGESLVYGKQIRGSGGIILQLDDFQFHVDPGPGTLLAAAQYGINVRDNTAVLVSHAHINHCNDINAVIAAMTYSGLDKKGVLVCNKTLINGAEGITTPLTEFHKSCLERFIVLERETKVAIENIEIKPIRLKHSDPEALGYKFFTPKFVLSYISDTEFSKDIIEQCKGSNVLIINVQNPSGVEEPGRLSIDGAVKIVEKVMPKLVIITHFGAKMIKADPMYEAREMQRKTNVQVIAATDGLAVDPVSYSATNRQKTLNLY, from the coding sequence ATGCCATACAACATAATTTTCCTCGGGACAGCAGGCGAAAGCCTGGTATACGGAAAGCAGATCAGGGGATCCGGCGGCATAATACTGCAGTTAGATGATTTCCAGTTCCATGTTGATCCCGGGCCAGGAACATTGCTGGCAGCAGCGCAGTACGGCATCAATGTAAGGGACAATACGGCTGTGCTTGTTTCTCATGCCCATATTAACCATTGCAATGACATTAATGCAGTAATAGCGGCAATGACATATTCAGGACTGGACAAAAAAGGAGTCCTGGTCTGCAATAAAACTTTAATTAATGGCGCAGAAGGGATAACAACTCCGCTTACTGAATTTCATAAGAGCTGCCTTGAGAGGTTCATTGTACTGGAGAGGGAAACTAAAGTTGCAATAGAAAATATTGAAATAAAGCCAATAAGGCTGAAGCATTCTGATCCTGAAGCTCTTGGATATAAGTTCTTCACCCCGAAATTTGTATTGTCTTACATTTCAGATACAGAATTCTCAAAAGACATAATAGAGCAGTGCAAAGGCTCAAATGTGCTTATAATCAATGTCCAGAATCCTTCAGGAGTTGAGGAACCTGGCAGGCTGAGCATAGACGGCGCTGTAAAGATAGTTGAAAAAGTCATGCCAAAATTGGTTATAATAACGCATTTTGGAGCAAAGATGATCAAGGCCGATCCAATGTATGAGGCAAGGGAGATGCAGAGGAAAACCAATGTTCAGGTCATAGCTGCGACTGAC
- a CDS encoding ribonuclease H-like domain-containing protein has product MIRNSFIFLPRINSQKEALLWKAGIKTWDDFLNAKRVPGIAGYKKPYFDRQLLKARANLYNLNSVFFDEALPKAEHWRLYEFFKDEACFLDIETTGLSNYSHLTLIGLYDGINTKTMINGINLDVNGLKNELRKYKLIVTFNGATFDLPFIRKRFPGLVPAIPHIDLRHACSRIGLKGGLKEIERQLGIKRKNPIIERICGGDAAMLWKMFKATGDDYYLNLLVEYNEEDIINLKAIADYTYRRLKEKCMESA; this is encoded by the coding sequence ATGATCAGGAACAGCTTCATTTTTCTTCCAAGAATAAACAGCCAGAAAGAGGCATTGTTGTGGAAAGCGGGTATTAAAACATGGGATGACTTCCTGAATGCAAAAAGAGTTCCTGGCATCGCAGGCTATAAAAAGCCATATTTTGACAGGCAGCTGCTGAAGGCAAGGGCGAATCTTTACAATCTTAATTCAGTTTTTTTCGATGAAGCGCTGCCGAAAGCAGAGCATTGGCGGCTTTATGAGTTCTTTAAGGATGAAGCGTGCTTTCTTGATATCGAAACAACCGGATTGAGCAATTACTCTCATTTAACTTTGATCGGATTATACGACGGAATAAACACAAAGACAATGATAAACGGAATAAATCTTGATGTTAACGGATTGAAAAATGAATTGAGAAAATACAAGCTTATTGTTACATTCAATGGAGCAACTTTTGACCTTCCTTTCATAAGAAAAAGATTTCCCGGATTAGTCCCCGCTATTCCCCATATCGATCTCAGGCACGCATGCAGCAGAATCGGCCTGAAAGGAGGCTTAAAGGAGATTGAAAGGCAGCTCGGCATTAAAAGAAAAAACCCAATTATTGAAAGGATCTGCGGCGGGGATGCGGCTATGCTGTGGAAGATGTTCAAAGCAACCGGAGACGATTATTATTTAAATCTTTTAGTGGAATATAATGAAGAAGACATAATAAATTTAAAGGCAATAGCGGATTATACGTACAGGAGGCTGAAGGAAAAATGCATGGAAAGCGCATAA
- a CDS encoding DUF1461 domain-containing protein: MHGKRIIKRCIFIFLIVSFPVLLILSATINTINNKSFILNEFEKHSIAVENKEKIVSQILNYFKNDKRDLDVYGFDLNEISHMRDVKMVILKTRYFFYVLLAVNILLLFFSYLYYAEYKKEKTRIILKRFLNYLFYGSISTMALILLLFLSTFINFEFLFSLFHKTFFPQGNYAFASGLLITLFPEEFWVDALVRIISISFIVSLAVFLAVSLLNLFGRSKF, encoded by the coding sequence ATGCATGGAAAGCGCATAATTAAAAGGTGTATTTTTATTTTTTTAATTGTGTCTTTCCCTGTTTTATTGATATTGTCTGCAACAATCAACACAATAAACAACAAAAGCTTTATTCTGAATGAATTCGAAAAGCACAGCATAGCTGTTGAAAACAAGGAGAAGATTGTCAGCCAGATTCTCAATTATTTCAAGAATGATAAAAGAGACCTTGATGTTTACGGCTTTGATTTGAATGAGATATCGCATATGAGAGATGTTAAGATGGTGATATTGAAAACAAGGTATTTCTTTTATGTTTTACTGGCGGTCAATATTTTATTGCTGTTTTTCAGTTATCTGTATTACGCAGAATATAAAAAGGAAAAAACAAGGATTATTCTAAAAAGATTCTTAAACTATCTTTTTTACGGCAGCATTTCAACAATGGCTTTGATTTTGCTGTTATTCTTATCCACTTTTATTAATTTTGAATTCTTATTTTCATTGTTCCACAAAACCTTTTTCCCGCAGGGAAATTATGCCTTTGCATCAGGGCTTTTGATAACATTGTTCCCTGAAGAATTCTGGGTCGATGCACTGGTCAGGATTATCAGCATCAGCTTCATTGTTTCTTTGGCTGTTTTTTTAGCGGTTTCTTTATTAAATCTTTTTGGCCGTTCAAAATTTTAG